Within Nematostella vectensis chromosome 1, jaNemVect1.1, whole genome shotgun sequence, the genomic segment ACAGACAGTAAAACCTGTATTGACCACATCTACACTAATTTACCTGAAGTGCAAACAAGCTTTCAGATTTTGGAGACATATTTTTCTGATCATAAAGCCATTTGTGTATTGATAAACAGCTTCATTAACTAAAGGCAAACATTGATAATGGAGTCTATAAATACAGTGCAAACAATTTACATTACACACTAGTTTATTTAACATTAGCACATACTGATTATGTTCTTATAAGACTACCGGTATTCTGAATAATTAGGTActtattataaatattatGTATTAGAAACACAGTTAAATACACTCAATAGTGCAATTGTTTAGATACACTTTATTTCATTACAGAATACCAACATGAGCACTCCTACAACAAACCCGTAAGTACTTGTATCTTaatttcatttctatttttcgTTTCCATCTTATCTTAGGTAATATCTTTGTACTCTTTGCTAATATTATTACATAACATCTTCTTTTAATTGCAGACAACAACAACTCAACAAAGCTGACGACTCACCAGGTaagatatatatttctttgttGTGTAAAGCATAATAAACAATGTGTTTGCAATGACTAAAATAAGTTCTATTCTTTCAGATGTCCAACTAGAGGGTTTTGTTCATAGCCTAAGTCCTGTTAAgcatgcgaaaaaaaaaaacagaaaaccatACTTTGACTGTCTTGTCCAAACTGGAGAAGCTGAAAAGGTCCGTGCCGTGTGCTATGACCCACAGCTAAGAAAAAATCTCCTTGAACCATACCAAAATAAATCACCAATAAAAATCACAGCCACCAAAAGAATGGCTAGCACCAGTACCTCTGAAGAGTTCAGAATGACGAAAAAATCAAAGATAACATCAGCAGCGCCAGAATTCTCATATAACTCCCAAGTTGTCTCATCTATTGTGACGGTGCAAGAAGCGTTATCAGCGCCAGAATACAAGGCAGTTGACATTGTTGCTAAGGTGGTAACAAAGAATCACGAAAATCAATTGATCATTAAACAAGGTCAACAGCTAAAGAAATCAGACTGTATCATTGGTGATGAGCATAGCACAATAAAACTCACTCTCTGGGAAGACCTCATTGACAGAGTAGAATGTGGAAAAACGTACACATTTAAGAATGTTAGAATCAGAGTATTTGATGACGTTAAATATCTATCTACAAATACTTCAACATCAATTGAACCAGCTGATCGACAAATCCATGACATAAACTTAACATCTGAGCAATTTGCTGAAAATATTATCGAGGGACGGTTTATCGGTGCCAATGTGAAAGCAGCAAACTCTTGTGTTGTATGCAACACCACGCTAAATCAAGATGATAGTGAAGATGACATGATAACATGTCCCCTGCCAACTTGCCAAACAACTATGCTCTTTTCAGAATGCCAAACAAAACTGGTTTGCAACTTAACTGTCAAGAAAACTGATGGCAAAATGCAGATGTACACATGCTTTAATGATGGCCTGCAAAGTTTTCTCATCTCCATCAACAAAGGCGACACTAGAATAGATGACTTATCACCTAAAGAACTGAACAAGCTTTTCTTAACTGCTGGAACTAAGCAACTTATTGTGGATAATTCAACCTCTGTCATTCATCAGGTTCTCTTTTAGACCTCAAAACACGTCGAAGGTATAAACACTacagaaaaacatttatttgcatattttgagtttttgttGAACTACAGGCATAATGTCTGATATTCTCTGCTTTTCTTGTATAATACAGAGAAATTCATTCAAAAAAGTTAAATTTAGAGTTCGTTTAGTTGTAAAACTGGAACCAGCATTATTGTTCTTGTTCATATTGTATCTAGATGACTGTGTACAATGGTCTTGCTGATATTCAACTCATATTGATCATATTGTATAAGCCAAAATCTAGTTATTGGTCAACCAAGACCATCCATGATATATTGTTTCTAATCAACATTTCACAATTATATTACAAAATAGAGTGAAAGTACagacaaatattattttaaagggattttattgaatatatttttatataagatGTTACTGTTCATATTATGactatatcaatatttttgaaAAGCCACAAAAATTGTATTCacgttatatatttatattgaagtggaaataaaatgtttatattttgcaaAATTGAACATTTTTATGGTGTTTAGCCACACAACCTAATTTTTCACATCTTTCTGTTTCTTATGCTTACACTGTAAATTCTAACTTCTTCAGAAACAATTCACTATGCTAAGACCTACACTAAAGTCTCTACTCTTTACGTTTCTTATGCATTATACCTTGAGTCACATGCAGTCTTTGACTGCCTATTTTTGGATTTAGCCATTGATTGGTGTCGTAGTAACATTCAAAGTGCTGTCAAACGGCGGAATGTTTGTACGACGCATTTTCGAATCTAGAATTATTTTAACAATGAACTAAACGGGCGTGAGGATACCTTGGGGGGAGGGCTCGCCAAATTTACGAAAGTGTGTCGatttaaaaaaggggggggcaCTGATTTCTTTGGGCGTTGTCCCTTCTATATAATCTTGGTTCAAAGAGTCTCGGTTTGGGGGCAGTTCTTTCGCATGCTCAATCTAGGAGTCCAGGATACGCATAAAGCCATgttttatctatgcaatgcatatttaaaattattaacaaAACATTCTAATGTTATAAGCGTTAATTCTTCGTCATCAACATCTCGCTCATATCTGATTTGCTGTCttcctctttctttcttttctttctcgtGCTGCGCTTTGCTCGCAAGGAGTAGAACGAGaagcctttttgcttcttATATAGCATTCATATATAGCATTAACCTTTATCAGGTTGACAACCTTGATTTAGTCGCACctttgagaaattgagtgcCCTCACTTTTTCTTAATTTATGTTTTCAGCGAATTCCTTTCCCTCCACTTTCTGACCTGCTTGCAGCTTATCTCTTGCTCACGATCCTTTGACATTGTCGTTGCCGTTCCTTCCTTTGCTACTTCTTTCTTCGgttttctggggggggggggggggggcgggggcaCCGAAAATATTGTGGAagtaaagggggggggggcatggaaAAATTTGTCTCACCTAAAGGGGGAGAAACTAATGTTATCTCTCATTCGCTCCATTTTACAATTCCTCAAGGGGTGCCCCGTGAAACCGTAGTTGGCATCACACTTCTAGGTGTGATGCTGTCCTCCGACAGCACCTCCGACACAACCTTTTTATCCTCCGACACCATCTTTTTATCCTCCGACACAACTTTCTTATCCTCCGACACCATCTTCTTATCCTCCGCCACCATCTTCTTATCCTCCGATAGCAGCTTTCTATCCTCCGACCGCACCGTCTTATAATCCGACAGCACCTTCTTATCCTCCGACACCATCTTCTTATCCTCCGACACAACCTTCTACATCCTCCGACACCTTCTTATCCTCCGACAGCACCTTCTTATCCTCCGAAAGCACCTTCTTATCCTCCGACACAACTGTCACGCAGGAATAAGTCACACATGTAGTGGAGTGATATTCAGCATCTAGAAATTATATACGGATCGGCTGTCAGCTTATTGAAGTCCACGGAACGACTAAAAGTATTTTGTTTAGCTAACCTATCGCGTTTGACAGGAAAATCTAAAACGCTCGCATAGAAATTGCTTAGCCAAGCAGTTCATATTTTTAGCAGATTGACCTTTTGCTCGGGAAACTTATGGGCGTACCGCGTCCCTTTTCAAGTGGTACTGGAGAACAGAGTTTTGAGCATTTGTTTTAGTCCTGTATCCGTTAACTACATAAGCAAAGTTAGGTCTGAGTTCACACAGGGGTTGCTCTATGTAGGATTCAGACCTGGCCGTCGACGAAATTAGGTTTTAGTACATTTAAAGAGTTTgagtgcaaaaatgattggaatCTTGTCAATCATTATATTCATGTGTGTATCTAgccatgcgcactagcagtGTGACAAGTTAGTGTGTTACAACCgtagtcagtagcaacatgtaAACATTACGTAAGTCACGGTAGCCCAAGGGTAACCGACTGGCACACCTACATAGGAAGGTCGTCCCTCGGACACCCATTGGTTAAACCCTTATCCAAACAGTGCTAAAAGCCCTTTGGGATGTCAGTGTCAGTTATCCTAAAGAACATGCCGTCTTAGTAGCATATAAATATGGGTGCGTACCGAAGCCCCAacacacactaaaaactcacTTAACAACTTGAAGAGACATCTGTAAGACAATACTTGTAGACACCAGATGTTGTAAAGACTTTGTAACAGCGAACAAGTTAAAACCGGTACCTCCCCCAGCCAAGCGGGTCATAGTCGTTTTCTCACAAGTGGTCAGAGAGAGTCATAGCCGCTTGTTACATGTGGTTAGAGAACCCAAAAGTATAGCTGTTACACAACCTTCTCATTCTCCGACACCATCTTCTTATCCTCTGACAGCACCTTCTTATCCTCCGACAGCACCTTCTTATCCCCCGACACAACCTTCTTATCCTCCGCCACAACCTTATCCTCCGACACAACCTTCTTATCCTCCGACAACATCTTCTTATCTTCCGACACAACCTTATTATCCTCCGACAGGACCTTCTTATCCCCCGACACAACCTTCTTATCCTCCGACAACATCTTCTTATCCTCCGACACAACCTTCTTATCCTCCGACAGGACCTTTTTATCCCCCGACACAACCTTCTTATCCTCCGACAACATCTTCTTATCTTCCGACACAACCTTCTTATCCTCCGACAGGACCTTCTTATCCCCCGACACAACCTTCTTATCCTCCGACAGGACCTTCTTATCCCCCGACACAACCTTCTTATCCTCCGACAACATCTTCTTATCCTCCGACACAACCTTCTTATCCTACGACAACATCTTCTTATCCTCCGACACAACCTTCTTATCCTCCGACAACATCTTCTTATCCTCCGACACAACCTTCTTATCCTCCGACAAGACCTTCTTAACCTCCGACAAGACCTTCTTATCCCCCGACACAACCTTCTTATCCTCCGACAGCACCCTTCTTATCCTCTGACAGCACCCTTCTTATCCTCCGACAGCACCCTTCTTATCCTCCGACAGCACCCTTCTTATCCTCCGACAGCACCTTCTTATCCTCCGACAGCACCTTCTTATTCTCCAACAGCACCTTCTTATCCTCCGACACAACCTTCTCATCCACCGACAGCACCTTCTTATCCTCCGACACAACCTTCTCATCCACCGACAGCACCTTCTTATCCTCCGACACAACCTTCTCATCCTCCGACAGCACCTCATCCTCTGACACAACCTTCTCATCCTCCGACAGTATCTTCTCATCCTCTGACACAACCTTCTCATCCTCCGTAAAAACCTTCAAATCCTCCGACACAACCTTCTTATCCTCCGACAGGACCTTCTTATCCCCGACACAACCTCCTTATCCTCCGACAGCACCTTCTTATCCTCCGACACAACCTTTTTATCCTCCGACGCCATCTTTTCATCCTCCGACACAACCTTCTCATCCTCCAACAGCACCTTCGTATCCTCTGACAGCACCTTCTTATCCTCCGACACAACCTTCTTATACTCCGACAGCACCCTTCTTATCCTCTGACACCATCTTCTTATCTTCCGACACAACCTTATTATCCTCCGACAGGACCTTCTTATCCCCCGACACAACCTTCTTATCCTCCGACAACATCTTCTTATCCTCCGACACAACCTTCTTATCCTCCGACAGGACCTTTTTATCCCCGACACAACCTTCTTATCCTCCGTCAGCACCTTCTTATCCCCTGACACAACCTTCTTATACTCCGACAGCACCCTTCTTATCCTCTGACACCATCTTCTTATCTTCCGACACAACCTTCTTATCCTCTGACACCATCTTCTTATCCTCCGACACAACCTTCTTATCCTCCGACAGGACCTTTTTATCCCCGACACAACCTTCTTATCCTCCGTCAGCACCCTTCTTATCCTCCGACACAACTTTCTTAACCTCCGAC encodes:
- the LOC116603717 gene encoding uncharacterized protein LOC116603717 isoform X1 encodes the protein MIGVKHVLSLRTSRLISRALVKNTNMSTPTTNPQQQLNKADDSPDVQLEGFVHSLSPVKHAKKKNRKPYFDCLVQTGEAEKVRAVCYDPQLRKNLLEPYQNKSPIKITATKRMASTSTSEEFRMTKKSKITSAAPEFSYNSQVVSSIVTVQEALSAPEYKAVDIVAKVVTKNHENQLIIKQGQQLKKSDCIIGDEHSTIKLTLWEDLIDRVECGKTYTFKNVRIRVFDDVKYLSTNTSTSIEPADRQIHDINLTSEQFAENIIEGRFIGANVKAANSCVVCNTTLNQDDSEDDMITCPLPTCQTTMLFSECQTKLVCNLTVKKTDGKMQMYTCFNDGLQSFLISINKGDTRIDDLSPKELNKLFLTAGTKQLIVDNSTSVIHQVLF
- the LOC116603717 gene encoding uncharacterized protein LOC116603717 isoform X2; amino-acid sequence: MTKISSILSDVQLEGFVHSLSPVKHAKKKNRKPYFDCLVQTGEAEKVRAVCYDPQLRKNLLEPYQNKSPIKITATKRMASTSTSEEFRMTKKSKITSAAPEFSYNSQVVSSIVTVQEALSAPEYKAVDIVAKVVTKNHENQLIIKQGQQLKKSDCIIGDEHSTIKLTLWEDLIDRVECGKTYTFKNVRIRVFDDVKYLSTNTSTSIEPADRQIHDINLTSEQFAENIIEGRFIGANVKAANSCVVCNTTLNQDDSEDDMITCPLPTCQTTMLFSECQTKLVCNLTVKKTDGKMQMYTCFNDGLQSFLISINKGDTRIDDLSPKELNKLFLTAGTKQLIVDNSTSVIHQVLF
- the LOC125558942 gene encoding DNA-directed RNA polymerase II subunit rpb1-like, giving the protein CPPTAPPTQPFYPPTPSFYPPTQLSYPPTPSSYPPPPSSYPPIAAFYPPTAPSYNPTAPSYPPTPSSYPPTQPSTSSDTFLSSDSTFLSSESTFLSSDTTVTQEYTFLSSDSTFLSPDTTFLSSATTLSSDTTFLSSDNIFLSSDTTLLSSDRTFLSPDTTFLSSDNIFLSSDTTFLSSDRTFLSPDTTFLSSDNIFLSSDTTFLSSDRTFLSPDTTFLSSDRTFLSPDTTFLSSDNIFLSSDTTFLSYDNIFLSSDTTFLSSDNIFLSSDTTFLSSDKTFLTSDKTFLSPDTTFLSSDSTLLIL